In the Hyphomonadaceae bacterium BL14 genome, one interval contains:
- a CDS encoding NADH-quinone oxidoreductase subunit C: protein MSTTDTLNELAEHIEAALNEHVRGWEIASGELTVSIHRDRVAKVMRFLRDDAACRFTTLVDICGVDWPARADRFDVVYHLLSMHHNHRVRVVLATDEDTPVDSLVDIFPAANWFEREAFDMYGVLFDNHPDLRRILTDYGFHGHPLRKDFPLTGFTQVVYDEEQKRVVSEPVALVQEYRDFDFLSPWEGAQYVLPGDEKAEGKA, encoded by the coding sequence GTGAGCACAACCGATACGCTGAACGAACTGGCTGAGCATATCGAGGCGGCGCTGAACGAGCATGTGCGCGGCTGGGAGATTGCGTCCGGGGAGCTCACGGTGAGCATTCACCGTGACCGCGTCGCCAAGGTGATGCGTTTCCTGCGCGATGACGCTGCGTGCCGGTTCACCACACTGGTCGATATCTGCGGCGTGGACTGGCCCGCGCGCGCCGACCGGTTCGACGTGGTCTATCACTTGCTGTCCATGCACCATAACCACCGCGTGCGTGTGGTGCTGGCCACCGACGAGGACACGCCCGTGGACTCGCTGGTGGACATTTTTCCCGCCGCCAACTGGTTCGAGCGCGAGGCGTTCGACATGTATGGCGTGCTGTTCGACAACCATCCCGATCTGCGCCGCATCCTGACCGATTACGGCTTCCACGGTCACCCGCTGCGCAAGGACTTCCCGCTGACCGGCTTCACCCAGGTCGTCTATGACGAGGAGCAGAAGCGGGTGGTGTCCGAGCCGGTGGCGCTGGTCCAGGAATACCGTGATTTCGATTTCCTCTCACCCTGGGAAGGCGCGCAATACGTGCTGCCCGGTGATGAGAAGGCTGAGGGCAAGGCGTAA
- a CDS encoding nuclear transport factor 2 family protein: MLAAHAIAQAAQSPAVLAERQLAAYNARDLDAFAACFAPDVEVYDFPGVLSVQGREAFRARYVERFRSEGLHAIAVHRAVIGERVIDHERVWLDGPGKSAPIDLVVIYTVRDGLIARVDFIKEGSPR, from the coding sequence ATGCTCGCCGCTCACGCCATCGCTCAGGCTGCGCAGAGCCCGGCCGTCCTGGCCGAGCGCCAGCTGGCTGCGTACAATGCGCGCGATCTGGATGCGTTCGCCGCCTGCTTTGCGCCGGATGTGGAAGTCTATGACTTCCCCGGCGTGCTGTCTGTTCAGGGCCGCGAGGCGTTCCGCGCCCGCTATGTGGAGCGCTTCAGGAGCGAGGGCCTGCACGCCATTGCGGTGCATCGCGCCGTCATTGGCGAGCGCGTGATCGACCATGAACGCGTCTGGCTGGACGGGCCGGGCAAGAGCGCGCCCATCGATCTCGTTGTCATTTACACCGTGCGCGACGGCCTGATCGCGCGCGTGGACTTCATCAAGGAAGGGTCGCCCCGATGA
- the nuoF gene encoding NADH-quinone oxidoreductase subunit NuoF yields the protein MLLQDKDRIFTNLYGRHDWRLEAARQRGCWNGTADILQEGRDWIIDQVKKSGLRGRGGAGFPTGLKWSFMPKEVGARPHYLVVNADESEPGTCKDREMMRNDPHHLVEGCLIASFAMQAHACYIYIRGEYVLERERLEAAIAQAYEARLIGKDNIHGWDFDLYVHHGAGAYICGEETALLESLEGKKGQPRLKPPFPAGAGLYGCPTTVNNVESIAVVPTILRRGADWFSGFGRDGNAGTKVFSISGHVNAPCNIEEAMSIPLRTLIDQYAGGVRGGWDNLKAVIPGGSSVPLLPKDICDDVLMDFDALREHKSGLGTAAVIVMDNSTDIVKAIARISYFYKHESCGQCTPCREGTGWMWRVLERMARGEAEMAEIDGLLDVASQVEGHTICALGDAAAWPVQGLIRHFRHEIEERINNYRAGKPVFMPVAAE from the coding sequence ATGCTTCTTCAGGACAAGGACCGCATCTTCACCAATCTCTATGGCCGCCATGACTGGCGCCTGGAGGCGGCGCGCCAGCGCGGCTGCTGGAATGGCACGGCGGACATTCTTCAAGAAGGCCGCGACTGGATCATCGATCAGGTCAAGAAGTCGGGCCTGCGCGGACGCGGCGGGGCGGGTTTCCCCACAGGTCTGAAATGGTCCTTCATGCCCAAGGAGGTGGGCGCGCGCCCGCACTATCTGGTGGTCAATGCCGACGAGTCCGAGCCGGGCACGTGCAAGGACCGCGAGATGATGCGCAACGACCCCCATCACCTCGTCGAGGGCTGCCTGATCGCGTCCTTCGCGATGCAGGCCCATGCCTGCTACATCTATATCCGCGGCGAATACGTGCTGGAGCGCGAGCGCCTGGAAGCCGCGATCGCGCAGGCCTATGAGGCCAGGCTGATCGGCAAGGACAACATCCACGGCTGGGATTTCGACCTCTACGTCCATCACGGCGCCGGTGCCTATATCTGCGGCGAAGAGACGGCGCTTCTGGAAAGCCTGGAAGGCAAGAAGGGCCAGCCGCGCCTCAAACCCCCGTTTCCGGCCGGCGCGGGCCTCTATGGCTGCCCGACCACGGTCAACAACGTGGAGTCTATCGCCGTGGTCCCGACCATTCTGCGCCGCGGTGCCGACTGGTTCTCCGGCTTCGGGCGCGACGGCAATGCCGGCACAAAGGTCTTCTCCATCTCCGGCCATGTGAATGCGCCGTGCAATATCGAAGAGGCGATGAGCATCCCGCTGCGCACTCTCATCGACCAGTATGCCGGCGGCGTGCGCGGCGGCTGGGACAATCTGAAAGCGGTCATCCCGGGCGGCTCGTCCGTGCCGCTTCTGCCCAAGGACATTTGCGACGACGTGCTGATGGATTTCGATGCCCTGCGCGAACACAAGTCGGGCCTGGGCACGGCGGCGGTCATCGTGATGGACAACTCCACCGACATCGTGAAGGCGATCGCGCGCATCAGCTATTTCTACAAGCATGAAAGCTGCGGCCAGTGCACGCCCTGCCGCGAGGGTACCGGCTGGATGTGGCGCGTGCTTGAACGCATGGCGCGCGGCGAGGCGGAGATGGCCGAGATTGACGGCCTGCTGGACGTGGCCAGCCAGGTAGAAGGCCACACGATCTGTGCGCTGGGCGATGCGGCGGCCTGGCCGGTCCAGGGCCTGATCCGCCACTTCCGCCACGAGATCGAAGAGCGCATCAACAATTACCGCGCCGGCAAGCCGGTATTCATGCCGGTGGCGGCGGAGTAG
- a CDS encoding efflux RND transporter periplasmic adaptor subunit, producing MTRKLLALAAIAVLAAIAAWFVFLRDSATDAGGLQVETAALEQRNLSRVVSSSGRIAPLVTVEVGSQLSGQIEALNVDFNDAVTAGQELARLDPQTYATRVREAEASLEVARAQVTVSQANVQRARAELTAAERAFERAVSLRERGTFSEAQYDNVETTFRSAQAGVLVAEANLRNARAGLQQREASLESAGVDLERTFIRSPIDGVVIDRRIDVGQTVAASLNAPILFLIAQDLSRVQIEAQIDEADIGDIANGQTVTFDVDAFPGVQFDGVVTQVRLAALEQQNVVTYTVVIEADNPRQRLLPGMTANVSIVTGTVSGALAAPNAALRFTPRGAAEALVTQTAASGPAGRGAGGGRGGAGGGGQMLDQLAEELELTDEQRRDVQRVMQEAFARMRAQAQAQGAGGGGAPGGGPAAFQAQMRSALAQVLTSEQMARYDALIAERANRRQDVRRGTLWVQTADGRLEARQVGLGLSDGQFTQVLGDELGDGEQVVVRVREAG from the coding sequence GTGACACGCAAGCTTCTGGCGCTGGCCGCAATCGCGGTTCTCGCCGCGATCGCGGCATGGTTTGTGTTCCTGCGCGATTCCGCCACAGATGCCGGCGGATTGCAGGTGGAGACGGCGGCTCTGGAGCAGCGCAATCTGTCAAGGGTGGTCTCGTCATCGGGCCGCATCGCGCCGCTCGTAACGGTCGAAGTGGGCTCCCAGCTGTCAGGCCAGATCGAAGCGCTGAACGTGGACTTCAACGACGCGGTCACCGCCGGTCAGGAACTCGCGCGCCTTGACCCGCAAACCTACGCGACGCGCGTGCGCGAGGCCGAAGCCAGCCTGGAAGTCGCCCGCGCCCAGGTCACGGTGTCACAAGCCAACGTCCAGCGCGCCCGCGCCGAGCTAACAGCCGCCGAGCGCGCCTTTGAACGCGCCGTCTCCTTGCGCGAACGCGGCACGTTTTCCGAAGCCCAGTACGACAATGTGGAGACCACGTTCCGCAGCGCCCAAGCCGGGGTGCTGGTCGCAGAGGCCAACCTGCGCAATGCCCGTGCCGGTCTGCAGCAGCGCGAAGCCAGCCTGGAAAGCGCCGGGGTGGACCTGGAGCGGACATTCATCCGGTCGCCCATCGATGGCGTGGTGATCGATCGCCGCATCGATGTCGGCCAGACCGTCGCCGCCAGCCTGAACGCGCCCATCCTTTTCCTGATCGCCCAGGATTTGTCGCGCGTGCAGATCGAGGCACAGATCGACGAAGCCGATATCGGCGATATAGCCAATGGCCAGACCGTGACCTTCGACGTGGACGCCTTCCCCGGCGTGCAGTTTGACGGTGTGGTGACGCAGGTCCGCCTGGCCGCGCTCGAGCAGCAGAACGTCGTCACCTACACAGTCGTGATCGAGGCCGACAATCCCCGCCAGCGGCTTCTGCCCGGCATGACGGCCAACGTGTCGATCGTCACCGGCACAGTCAGCGGCGCGCTTGCCGCCCCCAACGCCGCCTTGCGCTTCACCCCGCGCGGCGCGGCCGAGGCCCTGGTGACACAAACGGCGGCATCCGGTCCGGCCGGACGCGGCGCAGGCGGTGGACGCGGGGGTGCCGGCGGCGGGGGCCAGATGCTCGACCAGCTCGCCGAAGAGCTGGAGCTTACCGACGAGCAGCGCCGCGACGTCCAGCGCGTGATGCAGGAGGCGTTCGCGCGCATGCGCGCCCAGGCGCAGGCCCAGGGGGCCGGTGGCGGCGGCGCACCGGGCGGCGGCCCGGCGGCGTTCCAGGCGCAGATGCGCTCGGCCCTGGCCCAGGTGCTGACGAGCGAACAGATGGCGCGCTATGATGCCCTGATCGCCGAGCGCGCCAATCGCCGCCAGGACGTGCGGCGCGGCACGCTGTGGGTTCAGACCGCTGATGGCCGCCTGGAAGCGCGCCAGGTGGGCCTCGGCCTGTCGGATGGTCAGTTCACGCAGGTGCTGGGCGATGAGCTGGGCGATGGCGAACAGGTCGTCGTGCGCGTGCGCGAGGCGGGCTAG
- a CDS encoding NADH-quinone oxidoreductase subunit B, giving the protein MAELIIPAGSGARATTPGYDPQKHDPFFDGVSDQLADKGFIVAAADDLITWARTGSLMWMTFGLACCAVEMMQASMPRYDIERLGAAPRGSPRQSDVMIVAGTLTNKMAPALRKVYDQMPEPRYVISMGSCANGGGYYHYSYSVVRGCDRIVPVDIYVPGCPPTAEALVYGILQLQKKIRREGSIER; this is encoded by the coding sequence ATGGCGGAACTCATCATACCCGCCGGGTCGGGCGCACGGGCCACGACCCCTGGCTATGATCCCCAGAAGCATGATCCGTTCTTTGACGGCGTCAGCGATCAGCTGGCCGACAAGGGCTTCATCGTGGCCGCTGCCGACGATCTGATCACCTGGGCGCGCACCGGCTCACTGATGTGGATGACGTTCGGGCTGGCGTGCTGCGCTGTTGAGATGATGCAGGCCTCCATGCCGCGCTACGACATCGAGCGCCTCGGCGCGGCGCCGCGCGGCAGCCCCCGTCAGTCTGATGTGATGATCGTGGCGGGCACGCTGACCAACAAAATGGCCCCGGCCTTGCGCAAGGTCTACGACCAGATGCCCGAGCCGCGCTACGTGATCTCCATGGGGTCATGCGCCAATGGCGGCGGGTACTATCATTACTCATACTCAGTGGTGCGCGGATGTGACCGGATCGTTCCGGTGGACATCTATGTGCCCGGCTGCCCGCCCACCGCCGAGGCGCTGGTGTACGGCATCTTGCAACTGCAGAAGAAAATCCGCCGCGAAGGGTCGATCGAGCGCTAG
- the nuoE gene encoding NADH-quinone oxidoreductase subunit NuoE, whose translation MSVRRLAKIQPESFAFNTDSEAKIAFWMKKYPEERKASAVIPLLWIAQKQEGWVCEPAMREIAARCAMPYIRVYEVATFYTMFNLEPVGEHLIQVCGTTPCWLRGADGLKAVCEKRIGPKGRGHLSADGKFSWEEVECLGACSNAPMVQISNADGDYYYEDLTPQALEAILDDLAAGKPVETGPVTRRHCSEPTEAKVKVLEDAALFDGSQAKAITLPHSARAAAKPDSDRKSKPASGAAGSAKAAVEAPKKDRKTAADAKAESEAPAAKKQPARKPAGTKTAAKKPAAKKPAAKKDE comes from the coding sequence ATGAGCGTGCGCCGCCTGGCCAAAATCCAGCCCGAGAGCTTTGCGTTCAATACCGACAGCGAAGCCAAGATCGCGTTCTGGATGAAGAAATACCCTGAAGAGCGCAAAGCCTCGGCGGTGATCCCGCTCCTGTGGATCGCCCAGAAGCAGGAGGGGTGGGTGTGCGAGCCCGCCATGCGCGAGATCGCGGCGCGCTGCGCCATGCCCTATATCCGCGTCTACGAGGTCGCGACCTTCTACACCATGTTCAATCTCGAGCCCGTGGGCGAGCATCTGATCCAGGTCTGCGGTACGACGCCGTGCTGGCTTCGCGGCGCGGACGGGCTGAAAGCGGTCTGCGAAAAGCGCATCGGGCCCAAGGGCCGCGGCCATCTGTCCGCCGACGGGAAGTTTTCCTGGGAAGAGGTGGAGTGTCTGGGTGCCTGTTCCAACGCGCCCATGGTTCAGATTTCCAACGCGGACGGGGATTACTACTACGAAGACCTGACGCCGCAGGCGCTGGAAGCGATCCTGGACGATCTGGCCGCAGGCAAACCCGTTGAGACCGGCCCGGTGACCCGGCGCCACTGCTCCGAGCCGACCGAGGCGAAGGTAAAGGTGCTGGAAGACGCCGCCCTGTTTGACGGCTCGCAGGCCAAGGCGATCACGCTGCCGCACTCTGCGCGCGCTGCGGCGAAACCCGACAGCGACCGCAAGAGCAAGCCGGCCTCCGGTGCCGCCGGCAGCGCCAAGGCGGCTGTCGAAGCGCCCAAGAAGGACCGCAAGACAGCAGCGGATGCCAAGGCGGAGTCAGAGGCTCCGGCGGCGAAGAAGCAGCCGGCCAGAAAGCCCGCCGGGACCAAGACCGCTGCGAAAAAGCCTGCCGCCAAGAAGCCCGCTGCGAAGAAGGACGAATAG
- a CDS encoding NADH-quinone oxidoreductase subunit A: protein MTALLLEYLPIAIFTGIAAALGIAFILAAFVLAPSDPDPEKVSTYECGFNAFDDARMKFDVRFYLVAILFIIFDLEVAFLFPWIFPIFEGNLFAFWSMMVFLTVLLVGFLYEWRKGALDWE from the coding sequence ATGACCGCGCTGCTCTTGGAATACCTGCCAATCGCTATTTTCACGGGCATCGCGGCCGCGCTCGGCATTGCGTTCATTCTGGCTGCCTTTGTACTGGCACCGTCTGATCCCGACCCGGAGAAGGTGTCGACCTACGAATGCGGGTTCAACGCGTTCGACGACGCGCGCATGAAGTTCGACGTGCGATTCTATCTGGTGGCCATCCTGTTCATCATCTTCGACCTGGAAGTGGCCTTCCTGTTCCCGTGGATTTTCCCGATCTTCGAGGGGAATCTGTTCGCATTCTGGTCGATGATGGTGTTCCTGACCGTGCTTCTGGTCGGGTTCCTCTATGAATGGCGCAAGGGCGCCCTGGACTGGGAGTAG
- the nuoG gene encoding NADH-quinone oxidoreductase subunit NuoG — MTDNLRTIIIDGEEIAVPQDYNLLQAVEAAGGEIPRFCYHERLSVAGNCRMCLVELVGAPKPVASCAFLVRDMRGGPNGEPPAMRTLSPMVKKAREGVMEFLLINHPLDCPICDQGGECDLQDQSMAYGRSGSRYAENKRAVEDKYMGPLIKTIMTRCIQCTRCVRFSTEIAGVPELGATGRGEDMEITTYLEQSMTSELSGNVIDLCPVGALTSKPYAFNARPWELTKTETIDVMDALGANIRVDSRSGGVLRILPRIHDDVNEEWIGDKTRFVWDGLGRQRLDRPYARKDGRLVPIAWDEALGMAADKLSGDPARIGAIAGDLNDVESLKAAKDLFDALGVASIDGRQDGAKLGARDGSAPRQSYLFNSTIAGIDQADAILIVGSNPRLEAPVLNARIRQRWLNGDCQIAVIGEAGDLTYPFEHLGTGPDALAGLAKKRSGFIKTLKDAKRPMIILGMGALARRDGAQVLRAAGELAKAVGVVSADWNGFNVLHTAASRVGALDLGFLPGEGGRDTHAILDAASKGEVDTVVLLGADEIDMDRLGRAFVIYVGHHGDAGAMRADLILPGAAYTEKPGLYVNTEGRAQLALRAVFPKGEAKEDWAIFRALSARLGKTLPYDDLNALRAALIEENPVFGQIDYAPGADGAAQIDPATLGEAGEVSAEAFASPIKDYYLTNAIARSSKTMGECSAMAADARVRLQAAE; from the coding sequence ATGACCGACAATCTTCGCACCATCATCATTGACGGCGAGGAGATCGCTGTTCCGCAGGATTACAACCTGCTTCAGGCGGTCGAGGCGGCGGGCGGGGAGATTCCGCGCTTTTGCTATCACGAGCGCCTGTCGGTCGCGGGCAATTGCCGGATGTGCCTGGTGGAGCTGGTGGGTGCGCCCAAGCCGGTGGCGTCGTGCGCGTTTCTGGTGCGCGACATGCGCGGCGGGCCCAACGGCGAGCCGCCAGCCATGCGCACGCTCTCGCCCATGGTGAAGAAGGCGCGCGAAGGGGTGATGGAGTTCCTGCTCATCAACCACCCGCTGGACTGCCCGATCTGCGACCAGGGCGGCGAGTGCGATCTGCAGGACCAGTCCATGGCCTATGGCCGTTCGGGCTCGCGTTATGCGGAAAACAAGCGCGCGGTGGAAGACAAGTATATGGGCCCGCTGATCAAGACGATCATGACCCGCTGCATCCAGTGCACGCGCTGTGTGCGCTTCTCCACCGAGATCGCCGGCGTGCCCGAGCTCGGCGCCACCGGGCGCGGCGAGGACATGGAGATCACCACCTATCTCGAACAGTCCATGACCTCGGAGCTGTCGGGCAATGTCATCGATCTGTGCCCGGTGGGTGCGCTGACCTCCAAGCCGTACGCCTTCAATGCGCGCCCCTGGGAGCTGACCAAGACCGAGACCATCGACGTGATGGACGCGCTGGGTGCCAATATCCGCGTGGACAGCCGCTCGGGCGGGGTGCTGCGCATCCTGCCGCGCATCCATGACGACGTGAACGAGGAGTGGATCGGCGACAAGACCCGTTTTGTGTGGGACGGGCTGGGCCGCCAGCGCCTCGACCGCCCGTATGCGCGCAAGGACGGCCGGCTGGTCCCGATTGCCTGGGATGAGGCGCTGGGCATGGCGGCCGACAAGCTGTCGGGCGACCCGGCGCGCATCGGCGCGATTGCGGGCGACCTCAATGATGTCGAAAGCCTCAAAGCAGCCAAGGATTTGTTCGACGCGCTGGGCGTGGCGTCCATTGATGGCCGCCAGGACGGCGCGAAGCTCGGTGCCCGTGATGGCTCTGCGCCGCGTCAGTCCTACCTGTTCAATTCCACCATTGCCGGCATTGATCAGGCCGACGCCATCCTGATCGTGGGCTCCAACCCGCGCCTCGAGGCGCCGGTGCTCAATGCCCGCATCCGACAGCGCTGGCTGAATGGCGACTGCCAGATCGCCGTGATCGGCGAGGCTGGCGATCTGACCTATCCGTTTGAGCATCTGGGCACCGGGCCCGACGCTCTGGCCGGGCTTGCCAAAAAGCGTTCGGGTTTCATCAAGACCCTCAAGGATGCCAAACGCCCGATGATCATTCTGGGCATGGGCGCGCTGGCGCGCCGCGATGGCGCTCAGGTGCTGCGCGCCGCGGGCGAGCTTGCCAAGGCGGTGGGCGTGGTGAGTGCGGACTGGAACGGTTTCAACGTGCTGCACACGGCGGCGAGCCGTGTTGGCGCGCTCGATCTCGGCTTCCTGCCGGGCGAGGGCGGGCGTGACACGCACGCCATCCTCGACGCCGCCTCAAAAGGCGAGGTGGACACCGTGGTGCTGCTGGGTGCCGACGAGATCGACATGGACCGGCTGGGCCGCGCCTTCGTCATCTATGTCGGCCATCACGGCGATGCCGGTGCCATGCGCGCTGACCTCATCCTGCCGGGTGCGGCCTATACCGAGAAGCCGGGCCTCTATGTGAACACCGAAGGACGTGCCCAGCTGGCGCTGCGCGCGGTCTTCCCCAAGGGCGAGGCCAAAGAGGACTGGGCGATTTTCCGCGCGCTGTCGGCGCGTCTGGGCAAGACGCTGCCCTACGACGATCTCAACGCCCTGCGCGCCGCGCTGATCGAGGAAAACCCGGTGTTCGGCCAGATCGACTACGCCCCGGGCGCTGATGGCGCGGCGCAAATTGATCCGGCCACGCTGGGCGAGGCGGGCGAGGTGTCCGCTGAGGCTTTCGCCAGCCCGATCAAGGACTATTACCTGACCAACGCCATTGCGCGGTCGTCGAAAACCATGGGCGAATGCTCGGCCATGGCCGCCGATGCGCGCGTCCGGCTGCAGGCGGCGGAGTAG
- a CDS encoding ABC transporter ATP-binding protein: MSAPLIRARGLTRVYKLGGGDVHALRGVDLDIARGEYCAIMGASGSGKSTFMNLLGALDRPSGGSLTIDGEALQDKRPDELAQFRNRAVGFVFQQFNLLPRTTALDNVALPLLYRGWSMRQRRERAEECLRMVGLAERMDHHPSQLSGGQQQRVAIARALAGKPAILLADEPTGALDSQTSDDVMDIFDRLNADGITLIIVTHEAEVGARARRRITFRDGLVVEDVT, encoded by the coding sequence ATGAGCGCGCCGCTGATCCGCGCCCGCGGCCTGACCCGCGTCTACAAGCTGGGCGGCGGCGACGTGCACGCCCTGCGTGGGGTCGATCTGGATATTGCACGCGGCGAGTACTGCGCGATCATGGGCGCGTCAGGCTCGGGCAAATCGACCTTCATGAACCTTTTGGGCGCGCTGGATCGTCCCAGCGGCGGCTCGCTGACGATCGATGGAGAGGCCCTGCAGGACAAGCGCCCGGACGAGCTGGCGCAGTTCCGCAACCGCGCCGTCGGCTTCGTGTTCCAGCAGTTCAATCTTCTGCCGCGCACGACCGCGCTCGATAATGTCGCCCTGCCCCTGCTCTATCGCGGTTGGAGCATGCGCCAGCGGCGCGAGCGGGCCGAGGAATGCCTGCGCATGGTTGGACTGGCCGAGCGCATGGATCACCACCCCTCCCAGCTCTCCGGCGGCCAGCAGCAGCGTGTGGCCATCGCCCGTGCGCTGGCAGGCAAACCCGCCATCCTGCTGGCGGATGAGCCCACCGGTGCCCTCGACAGCCAGACCTCCGACGATGTGATGGATATCTTTGACCGGCTGAATGCCGACGGCATCACACTCATCATCGTCACGCACGAAGCCGAAGTCGGCGCACGGGCGCGCCGGCGAATCACTTTCCGGGACGGGCTGGTTGTGGAGGACGTGACATGA
- a CDS encoding NADH-quinone oxidoreductase subunit D — MAETDIRNFTINFGPVHPAAHGVLRLVLELNGEVVERVDPHIGLLHRGTEKLLEHKTYLQGIGYFDRLDYVAPMNQEHAFCLAIEKLADIPVPKRGSYVRVLYCEIGRILNHLLNITTQALDVGALTPPLWGFEEREKLMGFYERASGARLHAHYFRPGGVHQDLPQALIDDILTWCDAFPQALADIETLLTGNRIFKARNVDIGVVSKDDALAWGFSGIMVRGSGMAWDLRRAQPYEVYDELDFKIPVGKNGDNYDRYLCRVEEMYESVKIMRQCCEWLSKPENQGEVLPTDTKFAPPRRAEMKRSMEALIHHFKLYTEGVHVPEGHCYAAVEAPKGEFGVYMVADGTNKPYRVKIRAPGFAHLAAMDHLNKGHMLADVSAILGSLDIVFGEIDR; from the coding sequence ATGGCCGAAACCGATATCCGCAATTTCACGATCAATTTCGGGCCCGTTCACCCGGCCGCCCACGGCGTGCTGCGCTTGGTGCTGGAGCTCAATGGCGAGGTGGTCGAGCGCGTTGATCCCCATATCGGCCTGCTGCACCGCGGCACCGAGAAGCTCCTGGAGCACAAGACCTATCTGCAGGGCATCGGCTATTTTGACCGGCTCGACTACGTCGCGCCGATGAATCAGGAGCACGCCTTCTGCCTGGCCATCGAAAAGCTGGCGGACATTCCGGTCCCCAAGCGCGGCTCCTATGTGCGCGTGCTCTATTGTGAAATCGGCCGCATCCTCAACCACCTTCTCAACATCACCACCCAGGCGCTGGACGTGGGCGCGCTCACTCCGCCGCTGTGGGGGTTTGAAGAGCGCGAGAAGCTGATGGGCTTTTACGAGCGCGCGTCCGGCGCGCGCCTGCACGCTCATTACTTCCGTCCGGGCGGCGTGCATCAGGACCTGCCCCAAGCGCTGATCGACGACATTCTGACCTGGTGTGACGCCTTCCCCCAGGCGCTGGCTGATATTGAGACCCTGCTGACCGGCAACCGCATCTTCAAGGCGCGCAATGTCGATATCGGCGTGGTGTCAAAAGACGATGCGCTGGCCTGGGGCTTTTCCGGCATCATGGTGCGCGGCTCGGGCATGGCGTGGGATCTGCGCCGCGCCCAGCCCTACGAGGTCTATGACGAGCTCGACTTCAAAATCCCCGTGGGCAAGAACGGCGATAATTACGACCGGTATCTCTGCCGCGTGGAGGAGATGTATGAGTCGGTGAAGATCATGCGCCAGTGCTGCGAATGGCTCTCCAAACCGGAGAACCAGGGCGAGGTGCTACCCACCGACACCAAATTCGCGCCCCCGCGCCGCGCCGAGATGAAGCGCTCCATGGAAGCGCTCATCCACCACTTCAAGCTCTACACCGAGGGCGTTCACGTGCCCGAGGGTCATTGCTACGCCGCTGTGGAGGCCCCCAAGGGCGAGTTCGGCGTCTACATGGTCGCCGATGGCACCAACAAGCCCTACCGCGTGAAGATCCGCGCACCCGGGTTCGCGCATCTGGCCGCCATGGATCACCTGAACAAGGGTCACATGCTGGCTGATGTGTCGGCGATTCTGGGGTCTCTCGACATCGTGTTCGGGGAGATTGACCGCTGA